A segment of the Candidatus Neomarinimicrobiota bacterium genome:
TCTTACAACTCTACCTCCAGATACAGTGTTGTCAATTACATCACACTGGACACCATCAGCAATAGTGAGTTTATTGCCTATTCTAACTTTTCTTGCTGGTTTTACAAGTACTTCCCACAAGTTATTTTCAAGCTCCCTTAAAAGAAAAACCTCAACCTTTGCATCTGTTCTATCTTTGACCGCAAAAAGACGAGCTGGGAAAACCTGTGTTTCATTTATAACAAGTAAATCACCCTGTTTAAAATAATCTACGATTTCATAAAATTTTTTATGTTCTATTTCACCGCTATCACGGTGAACTACCATAAGTCTTGAATGATCTCTTTTTTCAAGAGGATGTTGTGCAATTAACTCCTCTGGTAATTCATAATCAAAATCTGATAGTTTCATTTTACCTCCTGCTTTTTATTGAAATAATCTTCCTTGGGATCCTTTTTCTTTTATGTTAAAATATTGATAAGCTCGAGGGGTTACCTCTCTTCCACGAGTGGTTCTTTTAAGTAAGCCTTTTTGTATTAAGTATGGTTCATACACATCTTCTATAGTTTCTGGTTCTTCGCCAACTGCCACTGCCAGGCTATTCAACCCTACAGGACCGCCGGAAAATTTATCCAGTATGGTCATAAGAATAAGCCTGTCCATAGAATCCAAACCGAGTTCATCTATATCAAGCATTTCGAGAGATTTCCTGGCGACATCGATTGTTATTATACCTCCTGCTTTTACTTGAGCATAATCTCTTGTTCTCTTCAAAATGCGGTTTGCAATCCTTGGTGTACCCCTTGCTCTTTTTGCAATTTCCTCTGCTCCTTCAGGGGTTATTCTTACATCTAATATTTTTGCACTTCTAAGGACAATTTTATACAATTCTTCAGGAGTATAATAATTAACTCTTAAAACAACTCCAAACCTATCTCTCAGTGGAGATGTAATTCTACCAAGACGAGTTGTGGCACCAATGAGTGTAAATCCTTCAAGATTAAGCTGAATGGTTCGTGCATTTGGACCCTTATCGATAACAATATCTATATGGAAATCCTCCATAGCCGAGTATAGATATTCTTCGACTACATTATTCAGTCTGTGTACCTCATCAATGAAAAATACATCCCTATGCTTGAGGTTAGTTAACATACCTGCAAGGTCACCTGGTCTTTCTATAACGGGACCTGATGAAACTTTAATATTACTGTCGAGCTCATTTGCTATGATATGAGCCAGGGTTGTTTTCCCCAGGCCAGGTGGACCAAAGAGCAGGACGTGATCCAGTGGTTCTTTTCGCTCATTGGCCGCTTTTATATATAACTTCAGGTTTTCTACAACAGATTTCTGACCTATGAAATCCTTGAAACTTGTAGGTCGTATACTTTTTTCTATCTCTATATCGTCTTCTATCTGCTTTGGATTTAAAAGTTCATCTTTCAATTGATTCCCTGCTTATTTTTTAATGTAAACAAATTGTTGTTTTATGTAGGTAACGAGTTTATTTTTTAAATTCTTTAAAATATCCTCTCTATTGTCCTTCTTATTCATAATAAAGAACGTTTTGTAATTTAATAAAAAAAGTCCTCTAAATCAATTAGAAAGGGAAATTTGACAAATGTTAAAATAATGTTCTAATTTTTAGTATAATTATTAAATTAAATGCGATAATTTGTGATTTTCTTGAAACTAATATGGAATCGAGAGGGTAATGAGGGTAAAGTTAATATTTTGGTTTACCATAATTCTTTTTGGTTATTCTTGCTCGATCATATCCACAGGCCGGGTCAGTTTAAATGATCATGAGAGGCCAGATTGGATAGATAATATTCCCGAGGGCTATTTTGTTGGTGTATCAACAATATCGGGTGATATTTCAGTTGCTAGGGATAAGGCTGTTTTGAATGCAAGGAAGCAGATAGTAGAATCTCTCGGCGGTATAGTTCAAAGTGAGTTTATTGATTATATTTACGAGGGTAAGGATACCCAAGGGATAGATGAGTTTTCAAAATCTAAAATAAAAATTTTAGCGAAAAACATTGTAAGTGTAGTACCCGAAAAAATATTTATCGAAAAGTTAGAGACAAGAAGGGGATATAAAAAAAGAATTTTATATCGTGCCTACGTTCTTGTTCCTTTTTCCAGAAAAGATTATGACAGGTTCACTCTAGAGCTTATTGCTAGCACAACATTAGCTGGAAGAAAACTTCTTGATGAAGCAAGGGAAAGTGTATCCAGTGGTGACATAATTTCTGCAGTTAATATTCTTAAAAATATTGAAAAAAATATAAATCCTATCTTTGAATTAACAGGAATCAGGCCTTCTTTAAAGCTTGATTTAATGTATTTGAAAGAAGATATAGACAAATTGAAAAGAGATGTGAATAATAAACTTATAATACAACCGGCAAAAGATTTTTATACTGGCGTATGGGGTAATGGCAAACTTAAAGTACAGGTTAAAATTAGCCTTATAAGTAAAGGCAAGTCGATACCGATTCCAGAGGCTGGAATAAAATTTGAATTACTGGAAGGCTCTGCTGATATTACAGAAAGTGCAATTACGAATAGGAATGGGATAGCTGAATGCATAGTAAGTGAGATAAAAAAACCGAATGATATAGTCATAATGGCAAGCACAGATTTTAACCCCTCCGCTGGTTTAAGCAATAAAAAATGTAAGATTTATATTAAATTAAACAATTCTGTTTGTTCCATTATCAGAGAGAAATACATCAGCCAGAATGAAACACCCTGTATTTTCAGAGATATTATACTATCAAAATTTGCTGATAAAAATTTCGATATTTATGACTTAAGTGACCAGATTTCGGTTAATTTTGCCGATTATGATGATATTACCCTAGAAAAGGTAAGACTTTTTGTTAATGATAAATATCAGTTTATTGCTCTTGGGTACATGTATATTACACGATATAAGAAGATAGATGACGGTTTCTATTTTGTCTGGGCTAATACTGGAATCAAATTCTACAATCTGAAAACGGGACAATTGTTGGTAGGTTTTACAAGGGAAGAGAAAGTTGCTGGGAACTCAATGGAAGACGCTGAAATAAAAGCTGTAAGGAAGGTAGCGGATAATTTGTTTAAACAAATAGAAAGAGATCTGGGATTTAATTAATTCTGTTTGCAGTAAAGTTGTCCACAGGCTCCTTTAATAGAGCGACCCTGGCTCCTCCTTACAGTAACTGCAAAGGGAGCTTTGTATATTTCTTCAATGAATTTATCCATAGTTTTTTCATCCGACGATTGAAATTTTGAAAATTCATTTTCGTTAAAAGGAATTATATTCAACTTGCATGGTATACCTGATAAGAGTGATTTCAACCTTTTCGCATCATTAACTGAATCGTTGAAACCTTTAATTATAACATATTCAAAAGTTACTCTTCTTTTCAAATTTGAAGTATAATAGTTTATTGCTTTTAGGATATCCTTGATTGGGTATTTTTTATTTATTGGCATTATTTTATTTCTTTGCTCATTTGTTGTAGCATTTAAAGATATTGCCAGCTTAAACTTATGCCTTTCGTTGGCTATTCTATAAATTATCGGGACAATACCGCAGGTAGAGACGGTTATTTTTCTTGCCGATATTTCAGGACCAAGTTCACTATTAAGAATTTTAATACTTTTTATTGTATCTTCATAGTTTAAAAGAGGTTCTCCCATCCCCATGTATACGATATTGGTTATTTTTCTATCCTTAGTTCTATTTATAAATAAAAATTGATCGAGTATTTCCCCGGCTGTGAGATTTCGTTTCAATCCCATTCTGGCAGTTGCACAAAAAGTGCAGCCAAGATTACATCCAACCTGTGTTGACAGGCATACTGTCCTTCTGCCTTGACTCTCCATGTACACTGATTCTATATAGTTTCCGTCAGTAAGTCTGAATAAATATTTTTCCGAATTATCATCGGGAGATTTAATAACTTCAACGGGTTCTACAAGATTTATTATTGTCTTTTTCTCAAGATAGTTTCTCAATATCGCTGGTAGGTCAGTCATTTCTTCAAAACTTCTTGCTAATTTCCTGTATAGCCAGATATGTAGCTGTTTCGCCCTGTAGGGTTTTTCTTTCAACTTTTTCATAAATTCAGTCAATTCCTGAATATCCCAACCCTTTATTACTATTTTATCTCTATCAACCGAATTTCTCATTAAGAGCTCATATATAATGCCATTATGAATTTAAAAATCGACGAACTATTATTAAAGTAATTTAATCCAGATTGACATTTGTGAGGTCTGGGAGTAAATTTTCTAAATTAGATTTTGTTATTTCTCAAAAAAGGGGGGTGATAAGATATGCTTAATTATATCTGGTTGTTTTTGATTATAGTATCGATTGTTGTTGCTGCAGTAAATGGCAGGTTAGATGAAACGACAAAGGCGGCGCTTGACTCTGCATCATCTGCAGTGGAGATTTCTTTTGGTATGATTGGTATTATGGCTTTGTGGCTTGGTATTATGAAAATAGCCGAAGAGGGAGGGCTCATAGAGATACTTTCAAAGATTCTGAGACCTCTTGCAAGGTTTTTGTTTCCCAATATACCAAAGGATCATCCTGTAATTGGGCTGATGCTTATGAATCTCATAGCAAGCTGGTTGGGTCTCGGTAATGCTGCTACTCCTCTAGGATTGAAGGCAATGGAGTCATTGCAGAGATTGAATAAAAAGAAGGATACCGCTACAAACGCGATGGTAGTTTTTCTCGCTCTTAACACTGCCAGTATTTGTATAATACCAATGACAATAATAGCTATCAGGAATGAACTGGGTAGCCTTAGACCGTATGAAATTATTGGAGCTACATTTCTTTCAAGTCTATGTGCTACTATTGCTGCAGTAATTGCAGCTAAATCCTTCGAAAGGCTTAAAATATTTAAGGAAAATGATCCTGATTTGCTTGAATAGAAGGATTAAAATGTATAATAAAGTTAGATTAATTTTTATTATTTATTGTGGTTATATCGCATCACTCTTTGGAGGTAAATAGATGAAGGAATCAATTTTTGTGGTTCTTATTAAAGCTTTCTCAACTATATTAATACCTCTAATGCTTTTTACAATCCCTATATGGGGTTTTGTTAAAAAAATAAATGTATATGAAGTATTCATAGATGGTGCTAAGGATGGTTTTAAAATTGCGGTCAGAATAATCCCATATCTTGTTGCTATAATGGTTGCGATTGGAATGTTTAGAGCATCTGGTGCTATGGAGATCTTTGTGAGGATTTTCTCACCGATAACATCATTGATAGGAATGCCTGCAGAAGTACTACCGGTAGCTATAATGAGACCTCTTTCGGGAAGCGGTACTCTTGGTATTATAACTGAGCTATTAAAATCATTCGGACCTGATTCTTTTATTGGAAGACTTGCATCTATTATGTTTGGCAGCACTGAGACAACATTTTATGTGCTTGCTGTCTATTTTGGATCTGTGGGGATAAGAAAGACGAGGCATGCGGTAGCTTCAGGACTTGTTGGAGATTTTACAGGAATTGTAATGGCAGTACTCTTTTGCAGATTTTTGTTTGGCTAAAGATTTTCTATTAATAAAGCGCAGCCGAGGCCTCCAGCTGCACAGGAAGAAACGAGAGCATATCTACCATTTTTCTCTTTTAGTGTTCTTACAGCGTTCATTACTAATCTTATCCCAGTTGCAGAAAAGGGATGGCCAAGGGCAATTGAGCCACCAAAAACGTTTACCTTTTCCTCTTCTACTCTTCCATCTGGAGGTTCTATATTTAAAATTTTTTTACATAATTTTTTATTATTGAGGCATTTTATTGTTGCGAGTATTTGAGAGGCAAATGCCTCGTGAATTTCAAAGATATCGATATCGTTGAGAGTTAATTTATCTTTTTCTAATAATGTTGTTATCGCATAAATCGGAGCGAGTAGTAGTTTTTCATCATTGTCTGTAGCGGAGAACCGATAATTTTTTATTTTAGCCAGTGGTTTTAGATTAAATTTTTTTAATCCACTTTCCGAGCATATCAAAATAGTTGCTGCCCCATCCGTTACAGGGCTTGAATTACCAGCGGTGAGTTT
Coding sequences within it:
- a CDS encoding nucleoside recognition protein; its protein translation is MLNYIWLFLIIVSIVVAAVNGRLDETTKAALDSASSAVEISFGMIGIMALWLGIMKIAEEGGLIEILSKILRPLARFLFPNIPKDHPVIGLMLMNLIASWLGLGNAATPLGLKAMESLQRLNKKKDTATNAMVVFLALNTASICIIPMTIIAIRNELGSLRPYEIIGATFLSSLCATIAAVIAAKSFERLKIFKENDPDLLE
- a CDS encoding spore maturation protein; this encodes MKESIFVVLIKAFSTILIPLMLFTIPIWGFVKKINVYEVFIDGAKDGFKIAVRIIPYLVAIMVAIGMFRASGAMEIFVRIFSPITSLIGMPAEVLPVAIMRPLSGSGTLGIITELLKSFGPDSFIGRLASIMFGSTETTFYVLAVYFGSVGIRKTRHAVASGLVGDFTGIVMAVLFCRFLFG
- the rlmN gene encoding 23S rRNA (adenine(2503)-C(2))-methyltransferase RlmN translates to MRNSVDRDKIVIKGWDIQELTEFMKKLKEKPYRAKQLHIWLYRKLARSFEEMTDLPAILRNYLEKKTIINLVEPVEVIKSPDDNSEKYLFRLTDGNYIESVYMESQGRRTVCLSTQVGCNLGCTFCATARMGLKRNLTAGEILDQFLFINRTKDRKITNIVYMGMGEPLLNYEDTIKSIKILNSELGPEISARKITVSTCGIVPIIYRIANERHKFKLAISLNATTNEQRNKIMPINKKYPIKDILKAINYYTSNLKRRVTFEYVIIKGFNDSVNDAKRLKSLLSGIPCKLNIIPFNENEFSKFQSSDEKTMDKFIEEIYKAPFAVTVRRSQGRSIKGACGQLYCKQN
- the ruvB gene encoding Holliday junction branch migration DNA helicase RuvB; the encoded protein is MKDELLNPKQIEDDIEIEKSIRPTSFKDFIGQKSVVENLKLYIKAANERKEPLDHVLLFGPPGLGKTTLAHIIANELDSNIKVSSGPVIERPGDLAGMLTNLKHRDVFFIDEVHRLNNVVEEYLYSAMEDFHIDIVIDKGPNARTIQLNLEGFTLIGATTRLGRITSPLRDRFGVVLRVNYYTPEELYKIVLRSAKILDVRITPEGAEEIAKRARGTPRIANRILKRTRDYAQVKAGGIITIDVARKSLEMLDIDELGLDSMDRLILMTILDKFSGGPVGLNSLAVAVGEEPETIEDVYEPYLIQKGLLKRTTRGREVTPRAYQYFNIKEKGSQGRLFQ